The following proteins are co-located in the Candidatus Bathyarchaeota archaeon genome:
- the gatD gene encoding Glu-tRNA(Gln) amidotransferase subunit GatD, producing MLKEVRAEIGDLIRVLKDEEIFEGVLIPRSEFGDDKHIVVKLKNGYNIGILVTRETKIEKIGAGAKPTFSSPPSPKQKPGLPIVAILSTGGTIASRVDYRTGGVRPALTANDLYTVVPELSDIATINAEILFSIFSENINSKHWSQTAKHVANHIENGAAGVVVAHGTDTMGYTAAALSFALRDLPVPVVLVGSQRSADRPSSDAATNLIGAVKAAADAPFAEVVVAMHETVSDKSIVFHRGTKVRKCHTSRRDAFKSINTLPIARFESGKIRMLTKSYHERNSKQKLTLKSVFEEKVALIKFYPSIDASVVKWHVDKGFKGIVLEGTGLGHVGNYCFSAIKKAIAENIIVGMTSQCVWGRVNMNVYDTGRDLLRIGVIPLDDMLPETALVKIMWVLGQTQDVKEAKKLLTENVANEFSSRTMLEEGEKCDDY from the coding sequence AAGTTAGAGCTGAGATTGGAGACCTTATTCGTGTTTTGAAGGATGAAGAAATATTCGAAGGCGTACTTATTCCACGGTCAGAATTTGGTGACGATAAACACATAGTAGTCAAGCTGAAAAACGGCTACAACATTGGAATCCTAGTAACTCGAGAAACAAAGATCGAAAAAATCGGAGCGGGAGCAAAACCTACTTTTTCAAGCCCACCTTCACCTAAACAGAAACCAGGCTTACCCATAGTAGCCATTCTCAGCACGGGAGGCACAATCGCAAGCAGAGTGGACTATAGAACAGGTGGAGTAAGACCCGCACTCACCGCAAACGACCTATACACTGTTGTCCCAGAACTTTCCGACATAGCCACAATAAACGCAGAGATTCTTTTCAGTATATTCAGCGAAAACATCAACTCAAAACATTGGTCACAAACCGCAAAACACGTTGCCAACCACATTGAAAACGGTGCTGCCGGGGTCGTTGTGGCACACGGAACTGACACCATGGGTTATACCGCAGCCGCGCTGAGCTTTGCGTTACGAGACTTACCCGTGCCTGTGGTTCTAGTAGGTTCTCAGCGCTCCGCAGACAGGCCAAGCTCTGACGCTGCAACAAACCTAATTGGAGCTGTAAAAGCTGCAGCAGACGCACCTTTTGCGGAAGTTGTTGTTGCTATGCACGAAACGGTTTCTGACAAGTCAATTGTTTTTCACCGCGGGACTAAGGTGAGAAAATGCCACACCAGCCGCCGCGATGCTTTCAAGTCAATAAACACATTGCCGATAGCTAGGTTTGAAAGTGGCAAAATCAGAATGTTAACGAAAAGTTATCATGAACGGAATTCTAAACAAAAGTTGACTTTGAAGTCGGTGTTCGAAGAAAAAGTTGCCCTCATAAAATTCTATCCTAGTATAGACGCAAGTGTTGTCAAGTGGCATGTTGACAAAGGCTTCAAGGGTATCGTTTTGGAAGGAACTGGTTTGGGGCACGTAGGTAACTATTGCTTCTCTGCAATAAAAAAGGCGATCGCAGAAAATATAATCGTCGGCATGACCTCTCAATGCGTCTGGGGACGGGTAAACATGAACGTCTACGACACAGGAAGAGATCTTTTAAGAATTGGTGTAATCCCCCTCGACGACATGTTGCCTGAAACAGCGCTTGTAAAAATAATGTGGGTGCTGGGACAAACACAGGATGTTAAAGAAGCAAAGAAACTCCTTACAGAAAACGTCGCTAATGAATTTTCCAGCCGAACAATGCTTGAAGAAGGTGAAAAATGTGACGACTATTGA